The genomic interval AGTTTTCTACCTTACCTGTCTCCTTATTTGTTGCTAGGTATTCTTTAACAATTCCTTTATAATTTATTTTTTTCAGCTCTGAAAAATATTTTAAAGAAGCTTCATATTCTTCCGCTTGTGATGCAGAAATTGCTGCATTATACAAATGAGAAGTATCTTTAGGACTTAATAAATAAGTTAAATAAAAACTTTCTGAAGCTGCTTTATAATTTTTATCTTTTGAATATAAATTAGCCGCTTTTGTAGACGAATCATCTACTAATTTATTAAGCAAAGGTTTAGCTTTAGCTGTATACTTAGCTTTACCAGTTTCTTTTTCATGCTTCATTAACATATTAAAAGCTTCGGCAGCCATTTTAAAATCTTTCTTTCCTGCAAAAACTTGTCCTTTTGTAAAGTAAAAAAGTGCCTTTTGCTTAGCATCCATATTTCCAATTAAACCTTCGGCAGAATTAATTGCAGCCAAAGCAGTTGAAAAATCGCTCTTCTTTAATGCTTTACTCGCAGCTTTTAATTCGTTCTTTTGTGCAAACGCTCCAATTGTCATTAATCCGAGAGAAAGTGCTAAAATTTGTTTTTTCATTATAAGTTAATTTAATTCTTAATAGTTATTCTTGATTTTCATTTGAATCATTTTCAATTTCCGTGCCATTTTCATTTTCTTCTTCAATTTCTTCTTCTTCATGCATAACCTTTGCGACAGCAGCAATACTGTCTGAATCTTTAATGTTAATTAATTTAACGCCTTGTGTAGCTCTACCCATAACTCGTAAATCCTCAACTGCCATTCTAATAACAATACCTGATTTATTGATTATCATTAAATCATTAGAATCATCAACATTTTTAATGGCCACTAAATTACCTGTTTTTTCTGAAATATTCAAAGTCTTCACTCCTTTACCTCCTCTATTAGTAATTCTATAGTCTTCTAACTTAGAACGTTTCCCGTATCCTTTCTCAGAAACTACTAGAATATTACTTTCCATATCGTTTACAGCAACCATACCAATTACCTCATCTTTATCGTGTTGTAACGTAATTCCTCTAACACCGGAAGCAGTTCTTCCCATCGGTCTTGTTTTCGCTTCTTCGAAACGAATTGACTTTCCAGACTTTAAAGCAAGCATTACTTGGCTATCTCCTGTAGTTAATTTAGCTTCTAAAAGCTCATCTCCTTCTTTAATAGTAATTGCATTGATACCGTTTGTTCTTGGTCTAGAATATTGCTCTAAAGACGTTTTCTTAACCTGACCTCTTTTGGTAGCCATAATAACATAGTGACTATTAATATAGTCTTCGTCTTTTAAATCTTGTGTTACTAAGAATGCTTTTACTTTATCATCTTGTTCAATATTAATAAGGTTTTGCATTGCTCTACCTTTGGTATTCTTCCCTCCTTCTGGGATTTCATAAACGCGCATCCAGAATACTTTTCCTTTTTGAGTAAAGAACATCATGTATTGATGATTTGTACCAACAAACAAGTGCTCTAAGAAATCTTCATTTCTTGTTGCAGTTCCTTTTTGACCTCTTCCTCCTCTATTCTGAACCTTATATTCATCAAGATTTGTACGTTTTAAATATCCAGCATTAGAAATTGTTACCACAACTTTAGTATCAGGTATCATATCTTCGATACTCATATCACCACCTGCGTAATCAATTACTGAACGACGATCATCTCCATATTTATCTCTAATATGAATTAATTCATCTGTAATAATTTGATAACGTCTAGGTTCATTAGATAAAATATCTTTTAAATCAGTAATCGTTAACATAATTTCATCAAACTCTGCACGTAACTTATCTTGCTCTAATCCTGTTAACTGACGCAAACGCATTTCTACTATTGCTTTTGCTTGAATCTCAGTTAATTCAAAACGAGTAATTAAACTTTCTCTTGCTTCATCAGCATTAGAAGAAGCTCTAATAATTTTAATTACTTCATCAATATTATCAGAAGCAATAATTAATCCTTCTAAAATATGTGCTCTAGCTTCGGCTTTCTTTAATTCAAATTCTGTTCTCCTAACAACAACTTCATGTCTATGTTCAACAAAATATTGTATTAATTGTTTAAGATTTAATTGTTCTGGTCTCCCTTTTACAAGTGCAATATTATTGACACTAAAAGAAGTTTGTAATTGTGTATACTTATATAATTTATTTAGAACGATATTTGGAATTGCATCACGTTTTAGAACATACACAATACGCATTCCGTTTCTATCAGATTCATCTCTAATATTAGAAATACCTTCTAGCTTTTTATCATTTACTAACTCAGCAGTCTTTTTAATCATTTCTGCTTTGTTAACTTGATATGGAATCTCAGAAACAATGATACATTCACGTCCTTTTACTTCTTCAATTTCTGCTTTTGCACGCATTACAATACGTCCTCTACCAGTATGAAAAGCATCTTTTACACCTTCATAACCATAAATGATTCCTCCAGTAGGAAAATCAGGGGCTTTTACATGTTGCATTAATTCATCAATCTCTATATCGTTATTTTCGATATAAGCAATCGTTCCGTTTACAACCTCAGTTAAATTGTGTGGCGCCATATTAGTTGCCATACCAACAGCAATACCAGAAGCTCCGTTTACTAATAAATTAGGAATACGTGTTGGTAAAACTGTAGGTTCTTGTAAGGTATCATCAAAATTCAACCGATGATCCACCGTATCTTTTTCAATATCAGCTAACATATCTTCTGATATTTTCTGCATTCTAACCTCTGTATAACGCATTGCTGCAGGAGAATCACCATCAACAGAACCAAAATTCCCTTGACCGTCAACCATCATATAACGTACACTCCAATTTTGAGCCATACGCACCATTGAATCATACACGGATGTATCACCATGCGGGTGATACTTACCTAAAACTTCTCCAACAATTCTTGCTGATTTCTTATACGCTCCAGTTGCTTTAATTCCTAATTCATGCATTCCAAAAAGGACTCTTCTATGTACGGGCTTTAAACCATCACGCACATCTGGTAATGCTCTTGAAACGATCACCGACATTGAGTAGTCGATGTACGCAGATTTCATCTGCTCTTCAATGTTAATCGGAATTAACTTTTCTCCGTCTGCCATAAAGTATATTTTTAATATTTAGTTACAATTTCTTATGTTAAAAAAGTGAATTTTATCAATCGTAAAACTCACTTCAATTTCCTTCAAAAAAAGGATGATTTTTCAATCCAATGCAAGATAGTTAATATCCCAGTATTATCAATAGTTTCAAAAGAAAAAATACCCTATAGTTATTAACATTTTTAGTGAGTTTTTAACAGTTGAAATTCATTATAAAAAACCATCATTTTCAGCCCCTATTTTTCAGTCATTTTGGCATTAAAAAATAGATGGCATCTTTTTTGTAATTCTTTATCAAAATTTTCTACTAACTTTACATCAGATAGAATTAAAAAATATGGACGATAATTTTTCACCAAAAGTAAGAGATGTCATCACTTTCAGTAAAGAAGAAGCGCTACGTTTAGGGCACGATTTTATTGGAACTGAACATTTATTACTTGGTTTAATTAGAAAAGGAGAAGGAAAAGCAATTGAAATCTTAGCTACTTTCGATTTAGATTTTAATTTAATACGTAAGAAGTTAGAGCAATTAAATCCGTCTAATCCTACCTTTGAAGAAAATAAAAAGAAGAGCTTACACTTAACACGTCAAGCCGAAAAAGCAATTAAAACTACTTTTTTAGAAGCTAAACTTTATCAAAGTGATGCAATAGATACAGCACATTTATTATTATGCATTTTACGTAATGAAAATGATCCAACAACTAAGTTGCTACAGAAATATGATGTTAGTTATGATGAAGCTAAAGCTTTATATAAAGAACTGCATGTAGAAGATCAAGAAATTGATTTACCGATAAATCCAATAGCAGAAAATCAATCTGATGATGAGTTTGCAGAGGAAAAAAATAATCCTTTCGGTGGCGGACAGCAAGCACAAAAAGGAAAAGCTGCTAAAAAATCTAAAACACCAGTTTTAGATAATTTTGGACGTGATTTAACAGCATTGGCAGAAGCTAATAAATTAGATCCTGTAGTTGGTAGATTAAAAGAAATTGAACGTGTTTCGCAAATATTAAGTCGTAGAAAAAAGAACAATCCAATGTTGATTGGTGAACCTGGTGTTGGTAAATCTGCCATCGCAGAAGGTTTAGCCTTGCGAATTGTAGATAGAAAAGTATCTAGAATTTTATTCGACAAACGTATTGTTTCCTTAGACTTAGCAAGTTTGGTTGCTGGTACAAAATACCGTGGTCAGTTTGAAGAGCGTATGAAAGCCTTAATGAACGAGCTTGAGAAAAATGAAGACATCATTTTGTTTATTGATGAAATTCACACCATTGTTGGTGCTGGTGGAGCAACTGGTTCTTTAGATGCATCAAATATGTTAAAACCTGCGTTAGCTCGTGGAGAAATACAATGTATTGGCGCTACAACGCTAGATGAATTTAGAACAAATATTGAAAAAGATGGCGCGTTAGAACGTCGTTTTCAAAAAGTAATAGTAGAACCTACAACGGTAGAAGAAACTACACAGATTTTACATAATATTAAAAGCAAATACGAAGAGCATCATCATGTAAATTATACGGATGAAGCGATTGAAGCTTGTGTAAAGTTAACTAATAGGTATATGACGGACAGATACTTACCAGACAAAGCGATTGATGCTTTAGACGAGGCTGGTTCTAGAATTCATATTACCAATATTGTGGTTCCTCAACAAGTTTTAGAACTTGAAACAGAACTAGAAAGTATAAGAGAACGTAAAACAAAAGCAGTAAACGGACAGAAATATGAAGAGGCTGCCAAGTTACGTGATGATGAAAAAAATATGGAAGCTGCCTTAGACTCTGCACAAAAACAATGGGAAGACGATTCTAAATTAAATAGAGAAGTTGTTACCGAAGATAATGTTGCTGAAGTAGTTTCTATGATGACCGGGATTCCTGTAAATAGAGTTGCAGAAGCAGAAAGTCATAGATTGGCAGATTTACCTAATATGATAAAAGGTAAAGTTATCGGTCAAGATGAAGCGGTTACTAAAGTGGTAAAAGCGATACAGCGTAATAGAGTTGGATTAAAAGATCCTAACAAACCAATTGGTTCGTTTATTTTCTTAGGATCAACTGGTGTTGGAAA from Lutibacter sp. Hel_I_33_5 carries:
- a CDS encoding ATP-dependent Clp protease ATP-binding subunit, with protein sequence MDDNFSPKVRDVITFSKEEALRLGHDFIGTEHLLLGLIRKGEGKAIEILATFDLDFNLIRKKLEQLNPSNPTFEENKKKSLHLTRQAEKAIKTTFLEAKLYQSDAIDTAHLLLCILRNENDPTTKLLQKYDVSYDEAKALYKELHVEDQEIDLPINPIAENQSDDEFAEEKNNPFGGGQQAQKGKAAKKSKTPVLDNFGRDLTALAEANKLDPVVGRLKEIERVSQILSRRKKNNPMLIGEPGVGKSAIAEGLALRIVDRKVSRILFDKRIVSLDLASLVAGTKYRGQFEERMKALMNELEKNEDIILFIDEIHTIVGAGGATGSLDASNMLKPALARGEIQCIGATTLDEFRTNIEKDGALERRFQKVIVEPTTVEETTQILHNIKSKYEEHHHVNYTDEAIEACVKLTNRYMTDRYLPDKAIDALDEAGSRIHITNIVVPQQVLELETELESIRERKTKAVNGQKYEEAAKLRDDEKNMEAALDSAQKQWEDDSKLNREVVTEDNVAEVVSMMTGIPVNRVAEAESHRLADLPNMIKGKVIGQDEAVTKVVKAIQRNRVGLKDPNKPIGSFIFLGSTGVGKTQLAKVLARELFDSEDSLIRIDMSEYMEKFAISRLIGAPPGYVGYEEGGQLTEKVRRKPYSVILLDEIEKAHPDVFNMLLQILDDGHITDSLGRKIDFRNTIIIMTSNIGARQIKDFGGGVGFGTASKTAQADEHAKSIIEGALKKSFAPEFLNRIDDVIVFNSLEREDIHKIIDIELDKLLNRILDLGYTLNLSEKAKDYIADKGFDRKYGARPLKRAIQKYIEDALAEEIVNAKLDEGDTISMDLNEKDNKLTIKIKKGKKPKETRTETEVDE
- the gyrA gene encoding DNA gyrase subunit A gives rise to the protein MADGEKLIPINIEEQMKSAYIDYSMSVIVSRALPDVRDGLKPVHRRVLFGMHELGIKATGAYKKSARIVGEVLGKYHPHGDTSVYDSMVRMAQNWSVRYMMVDGQGNFGSVDGDSPAAMRYTEVRMQKISEDMLADIEKDTVDHRLNFDDTLQEPTVLPTRIPNLLVNGASGIAVGMATNMAPHNLTEVVNGTIAYIENNDIEIDELMQHVKAPDFPTGGIIYGYEGVKDAFHTGRGRIVMRAKAEIEEVKGRECIIVSEIPYQVNKAEMIKKTAELVNDKKLEGISNIRDESDRNGMRIVYVLKRDAIPNIVLNKLYKYTQLQTSFSVNNIALVKGRPEQLNLKQLIQYFVEHRHEVVVRRTEFELKKAEARAHILEGLIIASDNIDEVIKIIRASSNADEARESLITRFELTEIQAKAIVEMRLRQLTGLEQDKLRAEFDEIMLTITDLKDILSNEPRRYQIITDELIHIRDKYGDDRRSVIDYAGGDMSIEDMIPDTKVVVTISNAGYLKRTNLDEYKVQNRGGRGQKGTATRNEDFLEHLFVGTNHQYMMFFTQKGKVFWMRVYEIPEGGKNTKGRAMQNLINIEQDDKVKAFLVTQDLKDEDYINSHYVIMATKRGQVKKTSLEQYSRPRTNGINAITIKEGDELLEAKLTTGDSQVMLALKSGKSIRFEEAKTRPMGRTASGVRGITLQHDKDEVIGMVAVNDMESNILVVSEKGYGKRSKLEDYRITNRGGKGVKTLNISEKTGNLVAIKNVDDSNDLMIINKSGIVIRMAVEDLRVMGRATQGVKLINIKDSDSIAAVAKVMHEEEEIEEENENGTEIENDSNENQE